In the genome of Muntiacus reevesi chromosome 5, mMunRee1.1, whole genome shotgun sequence, one region contains:
- the IER5 gene encoding immediate early response gene 5 protein has product MEFKLEAHRIVSISLGKIYNSRVQRGGIKLHKNLLVSLVLRSARQVYLSDPCPGLYLAGHPGAPAPPQQPEESAAGPPAGWGEPPPPAGRAAWPEPEPQPERPAVPEVPRAGDAEPAATVTAAGDILQGGEAEAPEAAWRRVEGPRETAVGFGGPAGVSGVFPEGPEAARGPCGCPAGDEDKLSAAPRVDRCLAPRPAAAEPPASPPVCARKRGAAGVGGGPADCPAPGSTPLKKPRRNSEEQPGGVAAAAEEEEEEMETGNVANLISIFGSSFSGLLRKSPGGGREEAEGEESGPEAAEPGQICCDKPVLRDINPWSTAIVAF; this is encoded by the coding sequence atGGAGTTCAAACTGGAGGCTCACCGCATCGTCAGCATCTCCCTGGGCAAGATCTACAACTCGCGGGTCCAGCGCGGCGGCATCAAACTGCACAAGAACCTCCTGGTCTCGCTGGTGCTCCGCAGCGCCCGCCAGGTCTACCTGAGCGACCCCTGCCCCGGCCTCTACCTGGCTGGTCACCCGGGGGCCCCGGCGCCGCCGCAGCAGCCCGAGGAGTCGGCGGCCGGGCCACCCGCGGGCTGGGGGGAGCCTCCTCCGCCGGCCGGCCGTGCCGCCTGGCCGGAGCCCGAGCCTCAGCCGGAGCGCCCTGCCGTCCCAGAAGTGCCAAGGGCGGGTGACGCGGAGCCCGCGGCCACGGTGACGGCCGCCGGCGACATTCTTCAGGGCGGAGAGGCGGAGGCGCCGGAAGCTGCCTGGCGCCGCGTGGAGGGACCGCGAGAGACGGCGGTCGGATTCGGGGGTCCCGCCGGAGTCTCTGGGGTCTTCCCCGAGGGGCCCGAGGCAGCGCGCGGCCCTTGCGGCTGCCCCGCGGGGGACGAGGACAAGCTGAGCGCGGCCCCTCGCGTGGACCGCTGCCTCGCGCCGCGCCCCGCCGCGGCTGAGCCCCCCGCGTCGCCCCCTGTCTGCGCCAGAAAGCGCGGCGCGGCAGGGGTGGGCGGCGGCCCCGCGGACTGCCCGGCGCCCGGCTCGACCCCGCTCAAGAAACCCCGCCGGAACTCAGAGGAACAGCCGGGCGGGGTGGCAGCGGccgcggaggaggaggaggaggagatggagaccGGTAACGTGGCTAACCTCATTAGCATCTTCGGTTCCAGTTTCTCGGGACTCTTACGGAAAAGCCCCGGGGGCGGCCGGGAGGAAGCGGAGGGAGAGGAGAGCGGTCCGGAAGCCGCCGAGCCCGGGCAGATCTGCTGCGATAAGCCGGTGCTGAGAGACATTAACCCTTGGAGCACTGCCATCGTGGCCTTCTGA